The Oscarella lobularis chromosome 4, ooOscLobu1.1, whole genome shotgun sequence nucleotide sequence ATTCAAGACAATCAAAGAGAATACCACGAGATTACAATAGGCTACTTCTTTTGTAACGATCTTTTCCTCTTGTGGCTCCGCTTTGACTTCAGGTACGTAAATTGTTGTCGGCTTGCTTGAACCGAAACTTGAGTGTGGCTCGTGGAGCCCAAATGCGGGCAAAGAGCCACCGTAGACTACCTGAATCGCGCGCATTAACGAAATTATGCGCGGAACACCGAAATGATACTTCGCCAATGCTGCAAGTTCGCTTTGACTCAATTAGTTGTTCGGCTCTTTGAATGGGAAAGGCTTCAGTGGGAGATGTCAGTTGGTTTCTTGTAAAGATGACTGAGCCATCTTCCGCATCCAAGCCGTAATGAACGCAAAAGTTGGCAGCCTATGCGAAAGAAGAGTTGAAAACGCAGAACACGCATGAAGACTGAATTCTGAAAACGCGAGGTTGGGTATTCTGTCCTCTCGATTTCCTTTTGTGGAAGGAAGAAAGGAAGAGGGAACAGTAGACTGACAAATAGCGGGGCCCGGCTAGCTCAGACATAGATACATGTACGTAACAGCAAACGAATCTTTTCGTAAGGAGCCCTGTGTCGTGCACTCACATCGTTTTCATCTTCGAAAGCAAGTAGCTTGACCAGTTCTTGCAGAGGAAACCGAGTTTCCCCCTTTGGAATAGAGTGACCTCGAACTATAGTTTTGAGAGCACTTGCTCGTATCTTCATGTATATATAAACGCCCAAATTGCAAGATTAATCAAAACTCTGTTACCTGCTGAAAGTATCGATGTAAAATACAGGCATTCAAGTATGTTGCACGCCTAAATTAACAAAACAAAGTGGATTGTCGCGATACATCAAATCCCCTTTCTGGAGAAAGACTCTTACCGCACTaagcgaaagaagcgaaCGTAGTTGTTGCTACTGTAAGCAGAGTGCACAGCCAAGGCGAATTTCACCGCTGTTGACTGCCGAACGGCTGGAGAAAGTGTCAACACTTCGCTGCAAGAAGAAACAGTGACCGTTTGTGCTGCATGTGTAAAAAGCACCGATTCTCCGTTTACCGCAAGACGTCGCCCTGatcgagttgaagaagaatgcTGTACGCACGAAACTCGGCTTCTGAGCTGCAACGAACATTCTAAGGCGCATGTGTATGTAGTGATAGAGCgagagagagcgagagaCTTGAGAGAACGCAACGTTACCTGAAGATCGTTTAGATCGGCGTAGTATTGCTTCAAACTTTGCAGACACTTGGTCAAATTTTCGTTGTTGATTTTCGGATCAAATGATCGCAGATCCTCTTCGCACAGACAGTGAGCAGAAAAAACGTGAAATCTGGAGACAAAAATAGATGCAAAAAGAGCATGCAAATGCACTATCTAACCTGGTTGCTTTTTCTGTCAAATCCACAGCATCCACGCTGCAAATGTGCTGTTGGGTAAGATCCTACAAAACAAGCATTTAGTAAatccaacgacgacaacgtgtACTCCACCTTGCGTATGGCTCTTGTGCGATTCCAAACAAAATCAAACCATTCAGACCAACGGCCTTTGCTTTGGTCCATGATCTGCGTGACTAGGTAGTTCATTGTCAAGTTGAGAACAGAAGGCGGCCGTATTTCATGAGGAAGAGGCTCCTCCTATTTTAAGAGAAAAATGTAATACGTAACTACACGGTAACGGATGAACCGTTTGACTGAGCATCATGCATCAATGCCCACTCAAATCCCTGCCTGCGTGGTTAGAGGCAAATGCAGTGGTAAATTAATTTCTAAACTCTTGCCAACTACACTGTCAAGGGTCTAAACGCAGTTCAGTCAGAGACAGCTAGACGTTACGAGCTCCTATCGCGTCTTTACTTTTCGCGTATACGGTACAGTACCGTTCGAAAGGTTTAGGCTCACGCATTATCATCATAAATGCCTTTTTTTACCAATTGCTTTGCAAACGTTAAGGCTTTGAAGGAAGCACGCATGACCGCGACCTACTCTATACTGTATACCACCGGGGCCAGATGACTGCAGCTACTCACGACCTCGTTGAACCGAAATCAATGCGAAGCAGTTGTAAATACATTTCTGCCGGCGAAAACAAATTTTTGTCGCAAATTGATCAGAAAACGCAAAAAGACGGGACAGCGAATGTGTGCTACGCACGTAAggcacgccctgtcacgcaCGCtacatgacgtcaatcgtgaCGCAGAACGCGGCAAAATGCTTTATTATATACGAGAAGGAGAACCGAGGAATTAGCCGCAAAGTACATTGTATATAgagacgcgaaaagcgattCTCACGCATACGAAGTAACGGCAATACCAACGGGCCGGTTTTCTCAAATTATCTAACCGAGTAAGTGAGCGAGAACTAGATTTCTCCAGGGGTGCCTAAGACTTTGAACGGTAGGTGCTGTATGTACCGTATGTATCCTGTCTACAGCATGATCAATGAATCATACAAACCTTGTCGGCTGAGGACCTTGAATACTCTTTGACAGCTTTTCTGTGATCGAAATAGCGTTCGCCTTCGCTCTGCAGCAATacgtcaaaaagaagatTGCAACGCAAGAAAAAGCGGTGCTACCCCGAAAGAAAGTTCAAAATAGCTGTACTTCCGCTGGGATTCTCTCTCGTATCGTTCCTAATGCGACAGATAAACCAAGGAAATTATTCTTTGGAGCGCAGAGAACCTTTTCGGGACACATATCAGGACAGCTGCCGACGACGGCTTGAGCTGATTGAATAGATGTATCTTTTACAACAGCTACATGCATAGACATATAAGACTGCGTAGTCTCTAACCAGAAAGCGTATATAAAAGAGTACGACAAGTGCCTATTCTATAACAAAAGCCACCAAAGACTGCAGGGTTCTgctgagaatttttttaagTGTGGGAAGAGGGTCTGGAAGCATAGATATTTATATTATTGCAAGTGAAGTCTTCGGCAGTAATTATAATTGAAAGTGTTGGAAACTGAGTTTTTCTTGGGGAGTGTTGCCAATCTCCCTTCTACCCTAGCCACGAGCTCTGCTCTGCTCCATCTGATTAGTACTTGTAAACGCTGGGTATTTATACTCATACGCGACTACCCGGTAGGTCCaaacgactgcagctattcacaATCAAAAAGTGGCTCGTTGGAACCGAAACCGTTGCTAATCGGCCGCAAATACAATTCTGACCACAAtaacaaacaaaattttGTTCGAAATCAAttcgaaacgcgaaaaacgacagcggAATGTGTTCTACGTACGCAAGACACGCCTTGTCACGCGACATTGAGcaacgcatgacgtcaatcatcGCTTTGCTACGAAATGCTCTAATACGAGAAGTAGAAGCGATGAATCGATCGCAAAATGCATTGTGggtctattctaaagacattgagtcgctatttggacgcAAAAAGCGAACGCATACGCAGTTACGGCAGTacgcttggtcagcaaaatcaaggTGCTACGTCCGGTTCTATAACGGGCAAGTCAAATGATACCCAAACAatccgacgaaaacgctacGTAGCTAGACTATTTGAcccgtttctcgtcaaattaCCTAACCAATGGGCAGGGTATGATAAAAAACGTCGGTACTGTGCGCGTTTCACAGGGTCGGGGCccgacccatgccgacctatgtgggcagaaccctgctTGAAAGGCGTTTGAAAGTGCAGTATTGTCCGAGTTTGATCAGTTTCCTTCTACCATCGTTCGCGTGGTCACTATACGGCGGATTTTCGGGCCGGGAGCAGACCCCAATTCTGGAAACGCTTCAAACCGCGTAAGGTCGCGTCACATTCAGCAAGCAGACATTTCaactaattaataattattgctAGTCTTACCTTGTCTCATTTGATTGTCTCTTTTCTTGAGTTCTTCGTATCTTTCCGCCGCCGAATAGGAAGCGACGAGAGGCTTTGTTCTCGACCGTAAACCCACGCCACCGACTCCACCGCTATCAAAAGTTTTCATTGAATCGTTCTCCGCTGTTGGCTCGTCCCTTTGCAtctcagaagaagaagacgacgccgccgccgccgccgactcAATAGACGCCGTTGAAATCTGAGAGGCGCTGTTCGTCGTAGCAGCATGAAAATTGgcttcgcttctttgctCTACGTCTTCGGATATTCTATCCGGACTGACAATACTTTGCGTTGGTCTTTTCGCAATGAGACGTTTCGGACTGCCTAACGGATTCTGTCGTTTGAAAGGATTAACTGCAACGGTGGCACTAGGAAGACTGCTTCTGGCAATTGTAGAAACATTTGGCTGCTGCAGCCCATGAGGTCTTGCGGAACTTGAGGTAAGGGGAGTCGTAGTGGTGGTGGGGGCGGCGGTGGTTGCGGCTGTGGTAGAAGAAGATGACTCTTTTCCGAGGCTGCTGGGAGTCGTTGATTTGCTAGAGCCTATAAGAAGTATACTTTAAAACCAAACTACCAATCTGTCTTTGAGAGAGGCCTCGAAACTGAAATCTCCCTTCTCTCCCCAAACATACAGAACGTGCTAACGTAACTCACCCGCGTGCCAGAACATGTGAACAAGAAACTCGTCTTGATCATGTTTGATGCATTTTCCGAGTCCCTTCGCTTTAACGGCAGAttcctgagaaaaaattccgaAAAGATACAATCTCAATATTAGATTAATTTCATCCAAGTACGCGTGCATCCACGTTAGAGGTTTCCTTACATGATTGGCATACGTCACGGTAGCGTATAATTTGCTTAAATTGCGTTCAATTTTGTCGATTTTCCCAAATTTCGCGAAATGTTCGACCAACGCTTTGCCGGGTAACTCGCGCGGAATTCCCTTCACGTGCAGCGTGAGATTATTCGACGTGACAGACGGCGTCCCTCCCGAAGGGAAACCGAGATTCTTCGCCAAAAAAGGATTCGGTCGCGTTGGCGACCGAAGAGGAAGCTTGGGGCCTCCTCCTAAGCATTTTAGCGAATTAGAAGACTCGAACGCGTGTATAGAAAAGCGAGAATACTGAATGAGCCTCTTGCTCGGCCGAGACCTCGCCGTATTGAGCCGGGAGCCCCGTGAGACGCTCGTCTCTGCGCGATGCCGCGCGCCGATCCCTATCAAATCGTCTGTACGTCGAGAGAGTGCCCTAGAAGCGTTCTTGGAAAACTTACGGTGCCTCTTCCGCGCTGGGGGGCGAAGGGGAACATGGGGATCCTGGGGATCGAGCAGGGCGCGCGTTAGAACTCGGCATCATGTTGGAAACCGTGAAATGCTTCGGGAGATGTTTCCTAGGCCCTGTGCTTTACTACATATTCGAAAACAATCGTACTCAGGTAGAACGTTAATCGTAGCGCCAATTTTGTAAAGGGGCctctatctctctctctcgctcaGGGCCGTGCGTATTCTCCGACGAAAATAGAGAACGCCACGAATCGGATCTTCCTATGGGTACTACCCGCTCACAATATATGCCTTTTCGGATAGACTTTCTTCCTAAAAGACATCTCGATTGGCTTCTTTCATATACTACGCATCGCCCATACTGTCTTTCTATTTGTGGAGAAGAGGTATTGAATAGTATTGAATTGGCTCTTTATTCTCTCATAATGCCTACTCTGTTCGGTTAGGTGCACTCACACTCGAAGCACTTCCGGCTTGGAAAGActtttcgtcgcgatttcTGGTCGGTGCAACCCTGGTGCTTACCGGAGCCTTCATTGCTAGAGGTCAGGAGCATGATTGTCGGAGGCTTGTAGCGAGTTTTCTTTGCATTAGGATTTGGCCGCTTTGCCAATCCGGACTATCGACTGTTTGTTGCCGTACTTGCTGCTTCAACTGACAAAAACGGCAAGAAAACTCCGGTAGAGATCATTTGAACTTTGGTGCTTTCAAACATTGCCAAATATAGGGTGACCTGCGGGACTAcgattttgattttagaGCCTGGCCGGTAGACTTCAAGTCAAAAGATTCTGTGACAAAGTACGAGGctttattattgattaatgAGGAAACATTTTCTCAATCTTTTTAGGCCGAATcctgaaaagagaaagctgTTAGACTCGACGTGTCCTGGCATGCCCACCGTTTCTTCTGTCGGTATTTTTACCTGGGCAAAAGATCTTCCCTACAACGCCATTGAGTAAGAATTTGGCGTATTACGGTTTCACCACGTACCCTGAAGAGACAATTGAATTTAGATACTTTCTAACCTGCTCATTTGGAAGGAGAGCCGTGTATCCCGGCTCCACTTCCTTCTTGCAATCCTTAGTTGGTAAAAATGGGCGTTATTATATTGGCAGTTCTATCCTATTTCTCATTGTTCAGATCCCCATCTTCTTAACGGAAGAGTCACGCTTGTCAAAGAGGTTTTTATTCCAGTGCGACGTTAACAAAGTTGATTCATTTTGTCTGTGCAGCATGGTGGCCACAGGCTGAAGCTGCTTGCGTCAGACGACAATGAGATTGACAGCATGTTCGTAGATAAGCGAGGAAAAACAGATAAAGGAGATAAACTGGTAAAGACAGGAATGGTGGTGATAGCAGACAGTATtacttttctctctcgcgcTCGCTCTAGGTTATCTGTTCTGAAGGAAACGCAGCGTTCTACGAAATTGGCTGTATGATGGTTCCATTGAAAGGTCAGTCAGTACGCAATACCTACGTAGGCGTTGGTGACGTGTgatcaaatttttctttagctggTTATTCAACTCTCGGTTGGAATCATCCAGGATTTGCTGGCAGTTCTGTAAAAGCGTCTTTGTCTGTCGCCGTTTTAGTTTAGCGGGCGTTTCTAGGGTCTTCCTTTTCCATCAGCTGAACGAAATGCTATTGATGTTGTAGTTCAGTACGCCGTCGATGAGTTGGGATTCTCGTTCGATGACATCATACTGTGGTCATGGTCAATTGGCGGTTTTGCGTCGACGTACGCAGCCGCAGTTTATCCAGACGTCAGTTGTATCGTGAGAAAGAAGCTAGCTACTGACTGAAGTATTGTAAAGACtacttttttagattttagACGCCACTTTTGATGAAATAGGGCCTTTGTCTCTGGCTCGAATGCCAGACAGTATCAGTGGGTAGTCAAGCAGTCTTCAGCTTTGGTCTTCCAATTCTTTTGTAGGCTCTATGGTGGAAGACGGCGTTAAAAACTATCTGAACTTGAATAATGCAGAGCAGCTGCAGCAGTGAGATTGACTGCTCTGaagttttttttgctttcttttgagAACACTTCTCGCTGTTTCAGTTACTCTGGTCCTGTTCTCATTATCAGGCGACTTCATGATGAAATGATCAGCACTGTGTAAGcggcccccccccccccccccgagGTCCTTTCCTTTCATGATGTCAACGTGTCTTCAGTCCCAGAAATATTGTGTTCAATCGTGGCAATAACCTGCTAATGAAACTGCTGAAGCACAGGTACATACGAACGTGATGGCATGAAAcaaatttgatttcttccGAGAATAGGTATCCTGAATTGTGTAATGACGAAGCAATGAACGTAGTCGAAAAATACCTACATTCGGGGGAACAAAACGCACAAGGCAAGtgctagaaaagaagaacgctGCCAGTTTTTCATACTGCGGCTGTTCCGTAGTTCAAATTCTTGTTGACCATGACGTTGACAATGAGAAGTGCCTTCAAGTCTTAGAGGTGTACGCTCAGCGAAACGGAAAGGGATACCCGTGCCTCATCGGTTTGAATGGTATATTGTCTATTAATTCCGCTTTTCATTTCTGTTGTTAAGGCCAAGACCTGTCacaggaagaaaaaattcaattaaatctCTTCTTGGTGTGTCTTTACCAATCTCCTGTTTGTGGGT carries:
- the LOC136186304 gene encoding phosphatidylserine lipase ABHD16A-like translates to MLETVKCFGRCFLGPVLYYIFENNRTQGRAYSPTKIENATNRIFLWTSRLASFIYYASPILSFYLWRRGALTLEALPAWKDFSSRFLVGATLVLTGAFIARGFGRFANPDYRLFVAVLAASTDKNGKKTPGDLRDYDFDFRAWPVDFKSKDSVTKPNPEKRKLLDSTCPGMPTVSSVGIFTWAKDLPYNAIEYFLTCSFGRRAVYPGSTSFLQSLVDPHLLNGRVTLVKEHGGHRLKLLASDDNEIDSMFVDKRGKTDKGDKLVICSEGNAAFYEIGCMMVPLKAGYSTLGWNHPGFAGSSGLPFPSAERNAIDVVVQYAVDELGFSFDDIILWSWSIGGFASTYAAAVYPDVSCIILDATFDEIGPLSLARMPDSISSMVEDGVKNYLNLNNAEQLQHYSGPVLIIRRLHDEMISTVPRNIVFNRGNNLLMKLLKHRYPELCNDEAMNVVEKYLHSGEQNAQVQILVDHDVDNEKCLQVLEVYAQRNGKGYPCLIGQDLSQEEKIQLNLFLVTRYLIDFNATHCVEFPYQEFRMPWSL